Proteins encoded within one genomic window of Streptomyces sp. NBC_00523:
- a CDS encoding replication-relaxation family protein, whose product MDRGGGADGGEEVERGRVDEHGARGRAARPRGAEGRHDGSDPADRDAAPESPSHGEADGGEAEGGPHRDAHTTALADLRTHRLVTTGGPTSAGEVLRHLTLKGLEAAATELQRPLSEMGATARGAGAAGASHPMTVNKTVIGLLRPKPDLAKLATDPPAVRAAAQAVVDAPGGVGSIGSYLPEVALPVAGSWSTPGRGGAQADIVLTAPQDNIPLLFVEVDNCHETAEEFADKQEKYARFYRRKVKDTVGKAQPMWRTRWNTPPGTGLENPYPPVLFVFNPLGARNPERTIARLAALTRHPGTRTTRRTSTTTAGRSPSSRPPWPTSGSTVRMVRSSVASAAPVRRCCSTRSVAPAVRPPWNATGPSSGPVSARPRSVSARRPNSARWSGKRSARRVRGAGRSSPTNGGRRPRPPTGELRRTPPTLCDRCKHRALVAVQLAQTLQHRSERHDQEDHQELARMPGRWFSRRRT is encoded by the coding sequence ATGGACCGCGGGGGAGGAGCTGATGGCGGTGAGGAAGTCGAACGCGGCCGGGTCGACGAACACGGCGCGCGCGGACGTGCTGCGCGTCCTCGGGGTGCTGAAGGTCGCCACGACGGATCAGATCCAGCGGATCGCGATGCCGCACCTGAATCACCGTCACACGGAGAAGCCGACGGCGGCGAAGCGGAAGGCGGCCCGCACCGCGACGCGCACACCACCGCCCTGGCCGACCTGCGCACCCACCGCCTCGTCACGACCGGCGGCCCGACGAGCGCGGGCGAGGTTCTGCGTCACCTGACCCTCAAGGGCCTGGAGGCCGCCGCCACCGAGCTTCAGCGCCCGCTGTCCGAGATGGGCGCGACCGCGCGCGGCGCGGGCGCGGCCGGCGCCTCCCACCCGATGACCGTGAACAAGACCGTGATCGGCCTGCTGCGCCCGAAGCCGGACCTGGCCAAGCTCGCCACCGACCCGCCTGCGGTACGGGCGGCCGCCCAGGCCGTCGTCGACGCCCCCGGCGGGGTGGGGAGCATCGGCTCGTACTTGCCCGAGGTCGCGTTGCCGGTTGCGGGGTCGTGGAGCACGCCGGGCCGGGGCGGCGCCCAGGCCGACATCGTCCTGACCGCGCCCCAGGACAACATCCCGCTGCTGTTCGTGGAGGTCGACAACTGCCACGAGACCGCGGAGGAGTTCGCGGACAAGCAGGAGAAGTACGCCCGCTTCTACCGCCGCAAGGTGAAGGACACGGTGGGCAAGGCGCAGCCGATGTGGCGCACACGCTGGAACACGCCACCCGGCACGGGGCTTGAGAACCCGTACCCGCCGGTGCTGTTCGTGTTCAACCCGCTCGGTGCCCGCAACCCCGAGCGCACCATCGCGCGCCTGGCTGCTCTCACCCGGCACCCGGGGACAAGGACTACGAGGAGGACTTCCACCACTACGGCAGGAAGATCCCCGTCATCGCGACCACCCTGGCCGACCTCCGGGAGCACGGTCCGCATGGTCAGGTCTTCCGTCGCTTCGGCCGCCCCGGTCCGCAGATGCTGTTCGACGCGATCGGTAGCCCCCGCCGTCAGGCCGCCCTGGAACGCCACTGGGCCCAGCAGCGGGCCCGTGAGCGCGAGGCCCAGGAGCGTGAGCGCCAGGAGGCCGAACAGCGCACGGTGGAGCGGGAAGCGCAGCGCCCGGCGTGTGCGCGGTGCGGGACGAAGTTCACCGACCAACGGTGGAAGACGGCCCAGGCCACCGACTGGGGAACTCCGGCGGACACCACCCACGCTCTGCGACCGGTGCAAGCACCGCGCCCTCGTCGCCGTGCAGCTGGCCCAGACCCTCCAACACCGTTCGGAGCGCCACGACCAGGAGGACCATCAGGAGCTGGCGCGGATGCCCGGCCGGTGGTTCTCACGTCGGCGGACCTGA
- a CDS encoding BlaI/MecI/CopY family transcriptional regulator has protein sequence MTDTVGERRPAGELEASVLAALCAAGRPLSAAEVRAAIPQDLARTTVATLLTRLHEKGVVERTPGRRGFLYCAVADSHGLTARRMHQELDQDEDRSVVLARFVEGLDPADEAELKRLLGGGSH, from the coding sequence ATGACCGACACGGTGGGCGAGCGCAGACCCGCGGGCGAACTGGAGGCCAGCGTGCTGGCCGCCCTGTGCGCGGCAGGCCGGCCGCTGTCGGCGGCCGAGGTGAGAGCGGCGATACCGCAGGATCTGGCGCGCACGACGGTGGCGACGCTGCTGACGCGGCTGCACGAGAAGGGCGTGGTGGAACGTACGCCCGGACGGCGCGGCTTCCTGTATTGCGCGGTGGCGGATTCGCACGGCCTGACCGCGCGGCGGATGCATCAGGAGCTGGACCAGGACGAGGACCGCAGCGTGGTGCTGGCCCGGTTCGTCGAAGGGCTCGACCCGGCTGACGAGGCGGAGCTGAAGCGCCTACTGGGCGGAGGCTCCCATTGA
- a CDS encoding M48 family metalloprotease — MIALLLIPLILPWALPPLARRTANKVRPEIALWAITSATAALAVGVVACLGALLLPLSLTLPPVSALADLVRPLAAGPELLVLSLSALATGALTLAVYRVLRRAASETARLRAAHARVAHLPDAGGLCVLDDPRPDAYALPGGRGRTNRIVVTSGMLRALGPVEREALLAHERAHLASKHHLFLSVAHLAGWCHPALGTVTAHVSFAAERAADEAAARGCGDRALAAQAVGHAALAASRATAAAKASTLAPGVTTGPVPARVRALLAPAPARRMVPALLVMALLCTTAAASSLGGAAWLHRGIEAAQGEQPSE; from the coding sequence TTGATCGCCCTGCTCCTGATCCCGCTGATCCTGCCGTGGGCCCTGCCACCACTGGCCCGGCGTACGGCGAACAAGGTGCGGCCGGAGATCGCCCTATGGGCGATCACCAGCGCCACGGCCGCTCTGGCCGTCGGCGTCGTGGCCTGCCTGGGGGCACTGCTGCTGCCGCTGAGCCTCACCCTCCCGCCGGTGAGCGCGCTCGCCGACCTGGTGCGGCCACTGGCCGCCGGCCCCGAGCTGCTCGTGCTGAGCCTCTCCGCCCTCGCCACCGGCGCGCTCACCCTGGCGGTGTACCGCGTCCTGCGCCGGGCGGCTTCGGAGACGGCACGGCTGCGGGCCGCGCACGCACGCGTCGCCCATCTGCCGGATGCCGGCGGTCTGTGCGTACTCGACGACCCGCGGCCCGACGCCTACGCGCTGCCCGGCGGACGGGGCCGCACGAACCGGATCGTGGTGACCTCCGGCATGCTGCGAGCCCTGGGACCGGTCGAGCGCGAGGCGCTGCTGGCCCACGAGCGTGCCCACCTTGCCTCGAAACACCACCTGTTCCTCTCCGTCGCGCACCTGGCCGGGTGGTGCCACCCGGCACTGGGGACGGTCACCGCCCACGTGTCATTCGCCGCAGAACGAGCGGCCGACGAGGCCGCCGCCCGCGGCTGTGGTGACCGCGCTCTCGCCGCGCAGGCCGTCGGGCATGCCGCGCTCGCTGCGAGCCGTGCGACGGCGGCAGCCAAAGCCTCCACCCTCGCACCGGGCGTCACGACGGGACCCGTGCCCGCCCGCGTCCGAGCCCTGCTGGCCCCGGCGCCGGCCCGTCGCATGGTGCCAGCGCTGCTGGTGATGGCGCTACTGTGCACCACTGCAGCCGCGTCGTCGCTGGGCGGCGCCGCGTGGCTGCACCGGGGCATCGAGGCCGCACAGGGCGAGCAGCCCTCCGAATAA
- a CDS encoding DedA family protein: MIEGAAPMTPVHQAVPPLQLAVNILDAQSLLAAFGTVGIAVVMFAETGLLIGFFLPGDSLLFTAGLLCAGGTAAAPGHLSLPWVLLAAVVGALAGAQTGYLLGRRAGPAVLARTKSRKITEGAARASDILEKYGHAKAIVLARFLPIVRTVLNPVAGALAVPARTFTLWQVLGGLVWTVGLVLAGYGLGASVPNVDRYLLPIIAVIVIVSLIPVAVELLRSRRAHNTDGGEA; this comes from the coding sequence ATGATCGAAGGGGCCGCGCCGATGACGCCCGTGCACCAAGCCGTACCCCCGCTCCAGCTCGCCGTGAACATCCTCGACGCCCAGTCGCTGCTCGCCGCCTTCGGCACGGTCGGCATCGCCGTCGTGATGTTCGCGGAGACCGGGCTGCTCATCGGGTTCTTCCTCCCCGGCGACTCGCTCCTGTTCACCGCGGGTCTGCTGTGTGCGGGAGGCACCGCGGCCGCCCCGGGACACCTGTCCCTGCCGTGGGTGCTCCTCGCCGCGGTCGTCGGCGCGCTGGCCGGAGCCCAGACCGGATACCTGCTCGGGCGCCGCGCCGGACCGGCCGTGCTGGCCCGGACGAAATCCCGCAAGATCACCGAAGGCGCCGCCCGCGCCTCCGACATCCTTGAGAAGTACGGCCATGCCAAGGCCATCGTGCTGGCCCGCTTCCTGCCCATCGTGCGCACCGTACTCAACCCCGTCGCCGGCGCGCTCGCCGTCCCCGCACGGACCTTCACCCTCTGGCAGGTACTCGGCGGACTCGTGTGGACCGTCGGCCTGGTGCTGGCCGGTTACGGCCTGGGAGCGTCGGTCCCCAACGTCGACCGCTACCTGCTGCCCATCATTGCCGTCATCGTCATCGTCTCCCTCATCCCCGTCGCCGTGGAACTGCTGCGCTCCCGGCGCGCCCACAACACCGACGGAGGCGAAGCCTGA
- a CDS encoding DUF6342 family protein — MADIDLGVASDWDEGDTHGRIKLRENQVYPGSPKKDVLISSPVSIELSVNTNYSSSQEADKIYFTTHHGSTKKIIAVLDSDGNLHIAGRLITDQKDLSY, encoded by the coding sequence ATGGCTGACATCGATCTCGGAGTGGCGTCGGACTGGGACGAGGGGGACACCCACGGCCGTATCAAACTGCGCGAGAACCAGGTGTATCCGGGATCGCCGAAGAAGGACGTGCTCATCAGCTCCCCGGTGAGCATCGAGCTGTCCGTGAATACGAACTACTCCAGCTCGCAGGAGGCCGACAAGATCTACTTCACGACCCACCACGGCTCGACGAAGAAGATCATCGCGGTCCTCGACTCCGACGGCAACCTGCACATCGCGGGACGCCTGATCACCGACCAGAAGGACCTCAGCTACTAA
- a CDS encoding YVTN family beta-propeller repeat protein, whose amino-acid sequence MANIGGNTVSVIDTSTNAVTASVTVGSSPANVAVSPAGTQAYVTNLGSNSVSVFDTATNAVTGTVPVGSNPLSVALTPSGALAYVTNNGTNTVSVIDTATITASATVTVGSGPNGVAVNPSGATAYVTNNYADTVSAIDTATNTVTATIPVGSAPSGVAVSPTGTFAYVTNNGGSTVSVIDTATNTVSATVPVGTAPNGVSFNAAGTRAYVADYGSSTVSVVDTATSTVTATVPVGNNPAQARINPSGTAVYATNQSGNTISVIDTATNTVTTTIAGLTGPYGLAFKPAPPTSDIDVDLTAQPHLGVLTPYLNYTLTARNTGPATLTSAALTATLPAGASATNLATGCTSATITVTCVFGSIAADASASKTFRIRLSLLKLGPVTVTGVRTASAPIDPNPANDSAAVTCTALSIVLVSCP is encoded by the coding sequence GTGGCCAACATAGGTGGCAACACCGTCTCGGTGATCGACACCAGCACCAACGCCGTCACCGCCAGCGTCACGGTCGGCAGCAGCCCCGCCAACGTGGCGGTCTCTCCCGCCGGCACCCAGGCATACGTCACCAATCTGGGAAGCAACAGCGTCTCGGTGTTCGACACCGCTACCAACGCGGTGACCGGGACAGTCCCCGTCGGCAGCAACCCGCTCTCGGTGGCACTGACCCCGTCCGGAGCACTCGCCTACGTCACGAACAACGGCACGAACACCGTCTCGGTCATCGACACCGCGACCATCACGGCCAGCGCCACCGTCACTGTCGGAAGCGGCCCGAACGGCGTGGCGGTAAACCCGTCGGGCGCCACCGCGTACGTCACCAACAACTACGCGGACACGGTCTCGGCCATCGACACCGCCACCAACACGGTCACCGCGACCATCCCGGTCGGCAGCGCCCCCTCGGGCGTGGCCGTCAGCCCCACCGGAACCTTCGCCTACGTCACGAACAACGGAGGCTCCACCGTCTCCGTCATCGATACGGCCACCAACACGGTCAGTGCCACCGTCCCGGTTGGGACCGCTCCCAACGGCGTGTCGTTCAACGCGGCCGGCACGCGGGCCTACGTCGCCGACTACGGCAGCTCCACCGTGTCCGTCGTCGACACCGCGACCAGCACCGTCACCGCGACCGTCCCGGTCGGCAACAACCCGGCTCAGGCCAGGATCAATCCGTCCGGCACGGCCGTCTACGCCACCAACCAGTCCGGCAATACCATCTCGGTGATCGACACCGCCACCAATACGGTCACCACGACGATCGCCGGGTTGACCGGCCCCTACGGCCTTGCCTTCAAGCCTGCGCCCCCCACCTCGGACATCGACGTCGACCTCACCGCCCAGCCGCACCTGGGCGTCCTGACGCCCTACCTCAACTACACCCTCACCGCCCGCAACACCGGCCCCGCCACCCTCACCTCAGCTGCCCTCACCGCCACACTTCCCGCCGGCGCCTCGGCCACCAACCTCGCCACCGGATGTACCTCCGCGACCATCACGGTGACCTGTGTCTTCGGCTCCATCGCCGCCGACGCGAGCGCGAGCAAGACCTTCCGCATCCGCCTGAGCCTGCTGAAACTCGGCCCGGTCACCGTCACCGGCGTGCGGACCGCCTCCGCGCCCATCGACCCCAACCCGGCCAACGACAGCGCGGCTGTCACCTGCACCGCCCTCTCCATCGTCCTCGTCAGCTGCCCCTGA
- a CDS encoding class I SAM-dependent methyltransferase gives MACGAGAVALRLARARPDSAPPVLAVDISPRMIEAGRGRAVGGAVDWRVADAVPLPEPDGSLDAVFCASSLHFLGCRALADWRRVLRPGGRVAYSLPLAGHFRPSSRFAALLAADVPLPAGPEDAVDWAVGHGFTDVTAQVTVLGDRRVAITAARIPEHR, from the coding sequence GTGGCCTGTGGAGCCGGGGCGGTCGCCCTGCGTCTGGCCCGTGCCCGGCCGGACAGCGCTCCGCCCGTGCTCGCGGTCGATATCTCGCCGCGCATGATCGAGGCGGGGCGCGGCCGGGCGGTTGGAGGGGCCGTCGACTGGCGGGTGGCGGACGCTGTGCCGCTGCCTGAGCCCGACGGTTCGCTCGACGCGGTGTTCTGCGCGTCCTCGCTGCACTTCCTGGGCTGCCGGGCCCTCGCCGACTGGCGGCGCGTCCTGCGTCCCGGCGGCCGGGTCGCGTACTCCCTGCCGCTGGCCGGGCACTTCCGTCCCTCCAGCCGCTTCGCCGCCCTGCTCGCCGCGGACGTGCCGCTCCCGGCCGGCCCCGAGGACGCCGTCGACTGGGCCGTCGGCCACGGCTTCACCGATGTCACGGCCCAGGTGACCGTCCTCGGCGACCGCCGGGTGGCCATCACCGCGGCCCGGATCCCCGAACACCGCTGA
- a CDS encoding GNAT family N-acetyltransferase, with the protein MKQQPDWLFCRVVRSETEMVGFLCGRRDKVVSLGPMYLLNEAQGQGVGGRLMSEFLAWAGSTPMRLWVTDYNEWAVRFYERYGFKATGERELSRGKLPNTRMTRDSPSGCSGQGERP; encoded by the coding sequence GTGAAGCAGCAACCGGATTGGTTGTTCTGCCGTGTCGTCCGCTCCGAGACCGAGATGGTCGGCTTCCTCTGCGGGCGCCGGGACAAGGTGGTGTCCCTCGGGCCGATGTATCTGCTGAACGAAGCCCAGGGCCAAGGGGTCGGTGGCCGATTGATGAGTGAGTTCCTCGCCTGGGCGGGAAGCACACCGATGCGGCTCTGGGTCACTGACTACAACGAGTGGGCAGTCCGCTTCTACGAGCGCTACGGATTCAAGGCCACAGGTGAGCGAGAGCTCTCGCGAGGGAAACTGCCCAACACGCGCATGACCCGAGACTCGCCATCGGGGTGCAGTGGGCAAGGGGAGAGGCCCTGA
- a CDS encoding phosphatase PAP2 family protein translates to MYTATTTTTIAAASGYNGSGIDGNVYRDVVDAAHGAPSWLDSLVSAFSTYGLVLFAVLMLFGWWQARAQDAQQAVKALAAPVLTVIAFAVSTVLKQAVHENRPCQSLHVITLEACPQPGDWSFPSNHATLAAAAAVALWFVSTRLGAVATGIALAMAASRVWVGAHYPHDALAGLAVGGVVALPLALLLSRRTQELAGLFSRTRLRLLITS, encoded by the coding sequence ATGTACACGGCCACGACCACGACAACGATCGCTGCTGCCTCGGGTTACAACGGCTCGGGTATCGACGGCAACGTGTACAGGGACGTCGTTGATGCCGCGCACGGAGCCCCGTCCTGGCTGGACAGCCTCGTCTCGGCGTTCTCCACGTACGGGCTGGTCCTGTTCGCCGTCCTGATGCTGTTCGGATGGTGGCAGGCCCGCGCCCAGGACGCGCAGCAGGCGGTGAAGGCACTGGCCGCCCCGGTCCTGACCGTCATCGCGTTCGCCGTCAGCACCGTGCTGAAGCAGGCGGTGCACGAGAACCGGCCGTGCCAGTCCCTGCACGTCATCACCCTGGAAGCCTGCCCTCAGCCCGGGGACTGGTCCTTCCCCAGCAACCACGCCACGCTGGCCGCCGCCGCGGCTGTCGCCCTGTGGTTCGTCTCGACCCGCCTCGGTGCCGTCGCTACCGGCATCGCTCTGGCGATGGCAGCCTCCCGGGTCTGGGTCGGAGCGCACTACCCCCACGACGCTCTCGCTGGTCTAGCTGTTGGAGGGGTTGTCGCGCTGCCCCTGGCACTTCTGCTCTCGCGCCGCACCCAGGAGTTGGCGGGCCTGTTCAGCCGTACCCGTCTGCGTCTGCTGATCACCTCATGA
- a CDS encoding ABC transporter permease, producing the protein MFLALRDLRFARGRFALMGAVVALIAVLGVLLSGLASGLADAGISGLRALPVTHLAFDEKATSEQFSRSTVEQEDWQAWSKAPGVERAEPFGNTLANAQVTEGDKKGEQVNLAVFGMAPDSPLAPRPGDGEGLKEGSAGIVITREIADLGVKVGDVLTADKSGVPLKVVGLVDETISYGHIGVAYADLDTWRHLHYGLPGDLPEAASRQATAVALTLKPGADVAAVEKATGTLAETKEETFNASPGYEAESSTMALIKGFLYVISALVVGAFFTVWTVQRKPEIALMKALGAPTRYILRDALAQVVAVLVGATALGTAVGLALGSAMIGKAPFSLSAPAIATSSGLLIVLGTVGAVVAVRRITAVDPLTALGATR; encoded by the coding sequence GTGTTCCTTGCCCTACGCGATCTGCGCTTCGCCCGCGGTCGCTTCGCCCTGATGGGTGCGGTGGTCGCGCTCATCGCCGTACTCGGTGTCCTGCTGTCGGGGCTTGCCTCTGGTCTGGCGGATGCCGGCATATCCGGGCTGCGCGCGCTGCCTGTGACCCATTTGGCCTTCGATGAGAAGGCGACCAGCGAGCAGTTCTCCCGCTCGACCGTGGAGCAGGAGGACTGGCAGGCGTGGTCCAAGGCTCCGGGGGTGGAGCGCGCGGAGCCGTTCGGGAACACCCTGGCCAATGCCCAGGTGACCGAGGGCGACAAGAAGGGCGAGCAGGTCAACCTCGCCGTCTTCGGCATGGCACCGGACTCCCCCCTGGCACCCCGTCCCGGCGACGGTGAGGGCCTGAAGGAGGGCAGTGCGGGCATCGTGATCACCCGGGAGATCGCCGACCTGGGCGTGAAGGTCGGTGATGTGCTGACCGCGGACAAGAGCGGGGTGCCGCTGAAGGTCGTGGGGCTGGTCGACGAGACCATCTCCTACGGCCACATCGGCGTCGCCTACGCCGACCTCGACACGTGGCGGCACCTGCACTACGGCCTGCCCGGCGACCTGCCCGAGGCCGCGAGCCGGCAGGCCACCGCCGTCGCCCTGACCCTGAAGCCGGGCGCCGACGTCGCCGCGGTGGAAAAGGCAACCGGGACCCTCGCCGAGACCAAGGAAGAGACGTTCAACGCGTCCCCCGGCTACGAGGCCGAGTCGAGCACCATGGCCCTGATCAAGGGATTCCTGTACGTCATCTCCGCCCTGGTCGTCGGTGCGTTCTTCACCGTCTGGACCGTCCAGCGCAAGCCGGAGATCGCCCTGATGAAGGCGCTGGGCGCCCCCACCCGCTACATCCTGCGCGACGCGCTCGCCCAGGTCGTCGCCGTACTCGTCGGCGCCACGGCCCTCGGCACCGCCGTCGGTCTGGCCCTGGGCAGCGCGATGATCGGCAAGGCCCCCTTCTCGCTGTCCGCCCCGGCCATCGCCACCTCCTCCGGCCTCCTCATCGTCCTGGGCACCGTGGGCGCCGTCGTCGCCGTCCGCCGCATCACCGCCGTCGACCCCCTGACCGCTCTGGGAGCCACCCGATGA
- a CDS encoding TetR/AcrR family transcriptional regulator — MPKINASTVAEHRAQQREALIRAAIDILVDEGAAAVTPAVVGARAGLARSSVYQYFDSSAALLATITEEAFRRSNEALTRAMATANGPLERVEAFFAESLRLGAEGAHRPAVALMSAGLPPACQQRLMELHLEQVEPFRAAVRELGAPEPSLTADLIAGMLHTALAAVENGTPLDTVTQRTLALVRRCLTPAGSTARASEEGA, encoded by the coding sequence ATGCCGAAGATCAACGCCTCCACCGTCGCCGAGCACCGTGCCCAGCAACGCGAAGCGCTGATCAGGGCGGCGATCGACATCCTGGTCGACGAGGGCGCCGCCGCCGTCACACCGGCGGTGGTCGGCGCCCGCGCGGGCCTGGCCCGCTCCAGCGTCTACCAGTACTTCGACTCCTCCGCCGCCCTCCTGGCCACCATCACGGAGGAAGCCTTCCGGCGCTCCAACGAGGCTCTCACCCGGGCCATGGCCACCGCGAACGGCCCACTGGAACGCGTCGAGGCGTTCTTCGCGGAAAGCCTCCGCCTGGGCGCCGAAGGCGCACACCGTCCTGCCGTCGCCCTCATGAGTGCCGGCCTTCCCCCGGCCTGCCAGCAGCGGCTGATGGAGCTCCACCTGGAACAGGTCGAACCGTTCCGCGCCGCTGTCCGGGAACTCGGCGCTCCTGAGCCCTCGCTCACGGCCGACCTGATCGCCGGAATGCTCCACACCGCCCTGGCCGCCGTCGAGAACGGCACCCCCCTCGATACGGTCACGCAGCGCACTCTCGCACTCGTGCGCCGCTGCCTTACCCCGGCCGGCAGTACCGCCCGCGCATCGGAAGAAGGGGCCTGA
- a CDS encoding HIT family protein has protein sequence MDLDAYEARVRNSPCFICAFVAGEPGHVTVYEDDQHIAFLDRYPTVPGKVLVAPKTHIEHAVRELEEPAYLALMSVVRKVALAVEAVVEPERTYLLSLGSQQGNAHLHWHIAGLPPGTPYRKQQFHALMTENGMLSYTDAEAAALGERLRAALAEG, from the coding sequence ATGGACCTGGACGCGTACGAGGCCAGGGTGCGTAACAGTCCATGCTTCATTTGCGCGTTCGTGGCGGGTGAGCCCGGGCATGTGACGGTGTACGAGGACGACCAGCACATCGCCTTTCTCGACCGGTATCCCACCGTGCCGGGGAAGGTGCTCGTGGCTCCCAAGACCCACATCGAGCATGCTGTCCGCGAACTTGAGGAGCCCGCCTACCTTGCCCTGATGTCGGTGGTCCGCAAGGTGGCGCTTGCGGTGGAAGCGGTCGTCGAACCCGAGCGCACCTACCTGCTGTCCCTGGGCAGCCAGCAGGGCAACGCGCACCTTCACTGGCACATCGCCGGCCTGCCCCCGGGAACGCCGTACAGGAAACAGCAGTTCCACGCCCTGATGACCGAGAACGGCATGCTGTCCTACACCGACGCGGAAGCAGCGGCCCTGGGGGAACGTCTACGCGCCGCCCTCGCCGAAGGGTGA
- a CDS encoding rhodanese-like domain-containing protein yields MSSTVTTSAVRERLHTLVVIDVRSPGEYAGGHLPGAHNIPLDDLAQALPTLRETADRRDLLVVCASGARSQKAGDTLTSNGIPAASLEGGTAAWASEGGELHRPATPAAAKWAMDRQVRFTAGSLVLLGLLLGVLIHPAFQLISAGVAAGLVYSALSNSCAMAALLGKLPYNRTNRANLNNTLAVLGEHRVPAPDTVRSPAGGGRLDAEHGPRGRS; encoded by the coding sequence ATGAGCTCGACCGTCACCACCAGCGCCGTCCGTGAGCGCCTCCACACCCTCGTCGTCATCGACGTACGTTCCCCCGGCGAATACGCTGGCGGTCACCTGCCCGGCGCCCACAACATCCCCCTCGACGACCTCGCGCAGGCCCTGCCGACGCTCCGCGAGACCGCGGACCGCCGCGACCTCCTCGTGGTCTGCGCCTCCGGCGCACGCTCGCAGAAGGCAGGCGACACACTGACGTCGAACGGCATACCGGCGGCCAGCCTCGAAGGCGGAACCGCTGCCTGGGCCTCGGAAGGCGGGGAACTGCACCGCCCGGCAACCCCTGCGGCGGCCAAGTGGGCCATGGACCGCCAGGTCCGTTTCACCGCAGGCTCCCTCGTCCTGCTCGGGCTGCTCCTGGGCGTGCTGATCCACCCCGCCTTCCAGCTGATTTCCGCCGGCGTTGCCGCGGGCCTCGTCTACTCCGCCCTGTCCAACAGCTGTGCCATGGCCGCGCTGCTCGGGAAGCTCCCCTACAACCGAACCAACCGCGCCAACCTGAACAACACCCTCGCCGTCCTGGGAGAGCATCGGGTGCCGGCCCCGGACACCGTACGAAGCCCAGCCGGCGGCGGCCGGCTGGACGCGGAACATGGACCGCGGGGGAGGAGCTGA
- a CDS encoding ABC transporter ATP-binding protein has product MTTPATDHQTAADTDRSDGLRLNDVTLTLGDGDSAVTALDHVSLTVVPGEFVAVVGPSGSGKSSLLAVAGGLQRPTSGTVHIAGTELTTLSDKERTATRLRHIGFVFQQSNLLASLTVREQLLLPLHIDGRLDTTARTRADELIEAVGLTHRAGSRPHQLSGGERQRAGLARALMTSPAVLLVDEPTSALDRVRSAEAVRLIAEQTHERNTATVMVTHDTAIMDAADRVYEMVDGRLS; this is encoded by the coding sequence ATGACCACACCCGCCACCGACCACCAGACCGCCGCGGACACCGACCGCTCCGACGGGCTGCGCCTGAACGACGTCACCCTCACCCTCGGCGACGGCGATTCCGCCGTCACCGCCCTCGACCACGTCAGCCTGACCGTCGTCCCCGGTGAGTTCGTCGCCGTCGTCGGCCCCTCCGGGTCCGGCAAGTCCAGCCTCCTCGCCGTCGCCGGCGGCCTCCAGCGGCCCACCTCGGGCACCGTGCACATCGCCGGCACCGAGCTGACCACCCTTTCGGACAAGGAACGCACCGCCACCCGGCTTCGCCACATCGGCTTCGTCTTCCAGCAGTCGAACCTGCTGGCCTCCCTCACCGTCAGGGAACAGCTCCTGCTGCCACTGCACATCGACGGACGCCTCGACACCACTGCCCGGACCCGCGCCGACGAACTCATCGAAGCCGTCGGACTGACCCACCGCGCCGGCTCCCGCCCGCACCAGCTGTCGGGCGGCGAGCGCCAGCGCGCGGGCCTGGCCCGCGCCCTGATGACCTCCCCCGCCGTCCTGCTGGTGGACGAACCCACGTCGGCACTGGACCGGGTACGGTCCGCCGAGGCGGTGCGGCTGATCGCCGAGCAGACCCACGAACGCAACACGGCCACGGTCATGGTCACCCACGACACGGCGATAATGGACGCTGCCGACCGGGTGTACGAAATGGTCGACGGCCGCCTGTCCTGA